Proteins co-encoded in one Opisthocomus hoazin isolate bOpiHoa1 chromosome 9, bOpiHoa1.hap1, whole genome shotgun sequence genomic window:
- the CRYBA2 gene encoding beta-crystallin A2: protein MTSSEAMDTLGQHKITVWEEESFQGKRCEFLMECPSIMERGFRKIRSIKVESGPWVGFEYPEYQGQQFILEKGDYPRWEAWSGNSGYRTEHLLSFRPIKCANHNDSKVILYEAENFQGHKFELSDDYPSLQAMGWGNKEVASIKVNAGAWVAYQYPGYRGYQYVLERDRQNGEFKKYNEYSSQAHTNQIQSIRRVQH, encoded by the exons ATGACCAGCAGCGAAGCCATGGATACCCTGGGGCAGCACAAGATCACGGTGTGGGAGGAGGAGAGCTTCCAGGGCAAGCGCTGCGAATTCCTCATGGAGTGCCCCAGCATCATGGAGCGCGGCTTCCGCAAGATCCGCTCCATCAAGGTGGAGTCTGGCCC CTGGGTGGGCTTCGAGTACCCCGAGTACCAGGGGCAGcagttcatcctggagaaaggtGACTATCCCCGGTGGGAGGCCTGGAGCGGGAACAGCGGCTACCGGACCGAGCACCTCCTCTCCTTCCGGCCCATCAAGTGCGCG AACCACAACGACAGCAAAGTCATCCTCTACGAGGCGGAGAACTTCCAGGGGCACAAGTTTGAACTGAGCGATGACTACCCCTCGCTGCAGGCCATGGGCTGGGGTAACAAGGAGGTGGCATCCATCAAAGTGAACGCCGGAGC GTGGGTGGCATACCAGTACCCGGGATACAGGGGCTACCAGTACGTGCTGGAACGGGACAGACAGAACGGCGAGTTCAAGAAGTACAACGAATACAGCAGCCAGGCCCACACCAACCAGATCCAATCCATCCGCCGCGtccagcactga